The genome window TGAACCGACAGGAATTACTTCACCGTTCAGTGAACGTGCCGCCCAACTCTGAGAACCCACAACAACACGTCCGACACCCTTGAAATTATCAATTTCTTCTTCAACCCTTGCTTCTGAACCGATAATTACGTCAAGATTTGTGAGTGTATCCTTTTTTCTTGAATAAATAAACTTCCCGAAAGGTTTTCTGAAAACCGCCAGTAGAACTATTGAAATCACAAAAAAAGAAATGTACTGCCACAGCGAAGGAACACCAAGTGAAGCCAGAAGAGCGCAAATAAGTGCAGTGGGCATAAACCAAATACACA of Oscillospiraceae bacterium contains these proteins:
- a CDS encoding NfeD family protein, with translation MSHKFLPMWLRIYWRSKIMNPYTIMWLIVFAVMLVIEACTSILVCIWFMPTALICALLASLGVPSLWQYISFFVISIVLLAVFRKPFGKFIYSRKKDTLTNLDVIIGSEARVEEEIDNFKGVGRVVVGSQSWAARSLNGEVIPVGSKVVVRKIEGVKLICEYIQ